The Streptomyces sp. NBC_00510 genomic interval CCACCTATCGCAACGGTATCGACGGCCACCTGGGTGTACTGCCCGCCTCCGACCGGCATGCCGCAGGTGAATCCCTCCAGGCCACCCTGACTGTCGCCGAGAAGCTCGGACCGGTCGGCAGGGCGCTGGTGCGGCCCGCGAAGGACTCTTTCATCCATGCCATGCACCTCACCGCCCTAGGGTCGGCGGCCGTCGCCCTGGTCGGTGCCCTGGTCGTGCTCGCCTTCCTGCCGGGCAAGGATGCCGCTGAGGCCGTCGCCAGTGACAAGTCCCGGCGCCGGACCGTCTGATCCCGACGGTGATCCCGAACCATCCCCGCGAGACACCGGAGGCGACCACCTCCACGGGGCATCTCCGCAGTGCCGCTGCCGACACCGGGGAACTCCGCGGCACGTCGATCCGGAACCCCTCGCTGCCAGCTCTGTTGACGCTCTGATCACACCACCACTCGCCTAATCCATTCTCCGAAGGAGATCGACTGATGGTTGCCGACAACCTTGTTCTCATCCCCGGTGCCGGCGGTGTGGGCCGCACGGTCTTCGATCAATTGAGGGCTCAGCACGTGCCCGTGCGTTTCATGGTCCGTCGTGAGGACGAGCGTGCGGCCGAACTGCGGGCGCTCGGCGCAGAGGTTGTCATCGGCGACCTGACCCGGCCGGAGACGGTGGCGGCCGCACTGCAGGGCGTGACGCGGATGTACTTCGCGATGCGCGTGTCGCCGGACCACCTTCTGGCGGCAACCGTGGTGGCCTCCGTCGCGAAGGCGTACGGGAAGCTGGAGGCACTGGTCGACTTGTCGCAGATGACGGTGTCGCAGATGACCGCCACCAGCACCGCGGAGTCGCACCAGCAGCGGCTGCACTGGCTGGCGGAGCAGGTACTGAACTGGTGCGGTCTGCCCGTGGTGCACATCCGGCCGACGGCATTCCTGGACACCCCGCTCTTCACCACGATGGCGGCACGGTCGATCCAGGAGAACGGCACCATCGCGCTTCCGTTCGGCGCCGGACGGACCTCGCCGGTTGCCGTGGATGACGTCGCCCGGGTCATCGCCACCGTGCTCCGCGATCCGGCACCGCACATCGGGCAGGTCTACGAGCTCACCGGGCCGCGCTCGGTGGATATGACGGAGCTGGCCGAGGAGTTCTCGCGGGCGCTGGGCCGTCCGGTGTCCTATGTGGACGTGCCCCCGGAGAGGTGGGAGGCCCAGCTTCCGAAGCTGGGGATGCCGCCGCACCTCGAACAGCACGTCGCGACCATGGCCCAACTTCACCGGGACAACCGCTACAACCGGACCGCCGGCGGTGTCGAGCGCGTGACGGGCACACCACCCCAGTCGATCGAGGGGTTCGTGACCGCCCGAAAGGACTTCTACCTGGGCTAAACCACCCAGGCCAAGGTCGGCCCCGGGGCGACTGATGCCACGGGGTCGGCCGTGCCCCAACCTTGACTACCGGACCAGCTCTCACGCCGCCGCGTCCCTATCGGTCGTTGGCAAGCGAAGGACCGCTGCCGGTACGGAGGACGCACCAAGGACGGCAGCGGGATCGCTGTGAGGGCATGCGTAAGCGGACGGACGAAGCCAATATCGAACGTGTTACTTGCCGGGGGAGGGCGCGAAAGCCGCGCGCTCCGACGCGGGGTCGGTCCCCGCTTGAACCGACCTCGGCTTCCGGCTGTCTCTCCCCTGGCAGCATGCCGGCGATCGCCATCCAGCCGAGGAGAGCCAGTGCCTGCAACAATCGAGCTTGCCGCCATCACTGTGGACTGCGCAGATCCTGCTCCGATGGCCAACTTCTATATAGCGGCGGCCGATGGTGAACTCGTCCGAGAGGATGCCGACTCGGCTTGGGTCAAGATCGCAGGAACGTTGTGGATCTTCCGCAGGGTCGAGGACTACGTGGCCCCGTCCTGGCCCTCGCGCGCTGTACCGCAGCAGATGCACGTGGAGTACTGCGTCGACGACATCGTTGCAGCTGAGGAGAAGTTGACCGCCTTCGGCGCCACGACGGCCGAGTACCAGCCAAACCGCGCGGGCGGACTGGTGGTGATGCTCGACCCGGCCGGACACCCCTTTTGCATCGGTAGCCGGGGATGAGCGACCCAGATGCGTGCGCTGGATCTGCGATACGCCTTGTACCGAAACAAGACGATCACGCAGTGGCGCGGTAAGAGTTTCTCTACTTCATCAAGGCACCCGGCGTCGCTCACACTCCGCCGGGCGCGCGGCCGACTCCCGGCCGCGCCCACGCTCCTGCCTCCGTCCCGCTCGGCGCGCCGTCCGCCGCCGCGCGCTCACATAGGTAGGCCGAGGGGCGTGAGGTCAGAATGCGGTGGCTGGGGCGGCCGGCGCTCCGAGGCTTTACGCAGCCACCATGGGGCGAGCCTCGAAGATCGAGGCCCACATCGGGCTATTGCGGGCAGGCAAGGAGCCAGCCCGATTCGCGGCCAGCGTACGGGCCCCGATCTCTCGCCCCATGGCAGCTCCCGCGCAAACCCTCTCCGCGCCGTCCGCACGGATTGGTGCCGGTCTCGGGAGGGGAGCGGGGTTGATCGCCAGGTAGTCGGACAGCTGGCGCACCACGGTGTGGGCTCTTGGCGCCGGGGTCGTGCTCCTGATCGCCACCCGCGACGTCTACAGGCAGGTGCGGATCCGCAGAGATCGCACCTGAGACCGCGTTTGAGATCTGCCGTGCTGATGGCGGATCCCGGAGCGATTCCGGTGGGTCAGGTCGCTTGGGGGTGTGGCGATCCCGCCCCGTACCCGAGGTCGACTGACCGGGGGCACGGGGCGGTCACGCCTGCGATGGACTCATCTAGCTATGCGCCGGATGAGGACTGATCGCTTAGTCGCAGGATGTTTGCCGAGGCATGAGCGGCGCGCGCCACTCCCAAAGGCAATCCCAGTCCTCGTCATCCTTGTCGTGGCTGCCGTGATGGTGTGGGAGACAGGAGCCACAAGGGTGGTCGTCCTCGTCCGGGTAGTCGCCGTGGTCCGGGTATCCGGGCCCGGCGGGTCCGGGAGGCCCGGGAGGCCCGGGAGGCCCGGCGGGTCCAGCGGGCCCGGGGGCGCCGGGAGCACCGGGAGCGCCGTCAGTACCGGGGGCGCCGGGGGCACCGGGGGCACCGTCAGCGCCGGGGGCACCGGGGGCACCGGGGGCACCGTCAGCGCCGGGAGCGCCGGGAGCGCCGGGAGCACCGTCAGTACCGTCAGTACCGTCAGTACCGTCAGTACCGTCAGTACCGGGAGCGCCGGGAGCGCCGGGAGCGCCGGGAGCGCCGGGAGCGCCGGGAGCGCCGGGAGCGCCGGGAGCACCGGGAGCACCGGGGGCGCCGGGAGCGCCGGGGGCGCCGGGAGGCCCGGGCGGGCCAGAAGGCTCGGGCGGGGGGATGACTCCGCAGGCCCGCCGCGTGATGGTGTTGCTGTCCAGCGTAACTGCGCCATTACGCGCAAGGAGTCGGCCTTCGACCGTCGCGCCGGTATTTGCCGTGATCGAGGTCAGGGCCAGAATGGTGCCCT includes:
- a CDS encoding NmrA family NAD(P)-binding protein — translated: MVADNLVLIPGAGGVGRTVFDQLRAQHVPVRFMVRREDERAAELRALGAEVVIGDLTRPETVAAALQGVTRMYFAMRVSPDHLLAATVVASVAKAYGKLEALVDLSQMTVSQMTATSTAESHQQRLHWLAEQVLNWCGLPVVHIRPTAFLDTPLFTTMAARSIQENGTIALPFGAGRTSPVAVDDVARVIATVLRDPAPHIGQVYELTGPRSVDMTELAEEFSRALGRPVSYVDVPPERWEAQLPKLGMPPHLEQHVATMAQLHRDNRYNRTAGGVERVTGTPPQSIEGFVTARKDFYLG
- a CDS encoding VOC family protein, yielding MDCADPAPMANFYIAAADGELVREDADSAWVKIAGTLWIFRRVEDYVAPSWPSRAVPQQMHVEYCVDDIVAAEEKLTAFGATTAEYQPNRAGGLVVMLDPAGHPFCIGSRG
- a CDS encoding ice-binding family protein encodes the protein MELVAIPPSHIGRVRRRARLKATLTTIPALALLTTVSVLANAAHAAEAPVGLGTATSYAILAGTTVTNTGPSVVNGDIGVSPGFAVTGFPPGIVNGVVRVGGGALQAQNDLGAAYVDAAGRATTGPMPDAVELGGETLLPGVYTNGTYEINGTLTLDGQNNPDAVFIFQTATTLVTGSNSSVNLINGANPCNVFWKVGSSATLGTGTAFQGTILALTSITANTGATVEGRLLARNGAVTLDSNTITRRACGVIPPPEPSGPPGPPGAPGAPGAPGAPGAPGAPGAPGAPGAPGAPGAPGAPGTDGTDGTDGTDGTDGAPGAPGAPGADGAPGAPGAPGADGAPGAPGAPGTDGAPGAPGAPGPAGPAGPPGPPGPPGPAGPGYPDHGDYPDEDDHPCGSCLPHHHGSHDKDDEDWDCLWEWRAPLMPRQTSCD